The Pirellulales bacterium genome includes a window with the following:
- a CDS encoding cupin domain-containing protein, with protein MKVNASRAVPSKSVEMPGAHACSVRWLLSESDGTPTFAMREFEVAPGGYTPRHSHDYEHEVFVLSGSGVVLEGDKQHQLSAGDVVFVQPNEVHQFRNTGTQAMRFLCLIPNSATGKTVTVAPECGTQ; from the coding sequence ATGAAAGTAAATGCTTCGCGGGCTGTGCCTTCCAAGTCGGTAGAAATGCCCGGGGCACATGCTTGCTCGGTGCGCTGGCTGCTGAGCGAATCGGACGGCACGCCTACCTTTGCCATGCGCGAATTTGAAGTGGCGCCCGGCGGATACACCCCTCGGCATAGCCACGATTACGAACACGAAGTGTTTGTGCTTTCCGGCAGCGGCGTGGTACTCGAGGGAGACAAGCAGCATCAGCTTAGCGCCGGGGACGTGGTGTTTGTGCAGCCCAACGAAGTGCACCAGTTCCGCAATACGGGAACCCAAGCGATGCGCTTTCTATGTCTGATTCCCAATTCCGCCACGGGCAAAACGGTGACGGTCGCTCCCGAATGCGGCACGCAATGA
- a CDS encoding 4Fe-4S binding protein: MAKQGPRKKLPKELAVINADNCTGCEACLEVCPVDCIIKMQQYDQFQNLQSFCEIDLERCVGCEVCVHIPGKKSNPYDLKVCPWDAIEMVPTEQVAQVVAQIGGPPQYISANWDRLVGTAQHLAELKATAG, translated from the coding sequence ACTGCCCAAGGAATTGGCGGTAATCAACGCCGACAATTGCACCGGCTGCGAGGCCTGCCTGGAGGTCTGCCCGGTCGATTGCATCATAAAGATGCAGCAATACGACCAATTTCAGAATTTGCAAAGTTTTTGTGAAATCGATTTAGAACGCTGCGTCGGCTGCGAAGTGTGCGTGCACATTCCGGGCAAAAAATCGAATCCCTACGATTTGAAGGTTTGCCCCTGGGACGCCATCGAAATGGTTCCCACAGAGCAAGTAGCGCAGGTCGTGGCTCAAATTGGCGGGCCGCCGCAGTACATTTCGGCCAATTGGGATCGGCTGGTTGGCACCGCCCAGCATCTGGCGGAATTGAAAGCCACCGCCGGCTGA